GAAGTCGTGGCCTTTCTCCTGGGGCAGCCTGTCCGCCCGCTGGCTCTGCTGGGCCAAGCCTGGGTCGTCGTCTGCCGGAACTCAGCTTCCAAGGGAGTGCCCTGCCCGTAAGCCCAGCCCGGGCGCCTCCACAGGCCCTCGGGATGCAGCTGGCCCGGAAGGCGGCGGGGGGCGCTGGGGGAATGTGTGCCCTCCCTGCAGACTTGACCTCCCCGCCCTGCGAtgcctgtctcctctctctcctgcggGGCGTCGGGTCTCTCCAGCCTTCCTCTTTCGGGCGCTCTCTCTCACGTCTCTTttcacacaccccccccccttcccgggAGGTCccccctttctccatctctccgCTCTCCGTCCCCTAGGTCCCACCCGGCCCGACCCCACTCACCGGCGGCGCGGAGCAGGGCGAGCCCGGCCAGCGCGCAGAGCAGGGGCCGCATGCTGCCGGCCGGCCGAGCGCAGCGCGGAGTCTGCCCGCCGCCGCGCCCCCGGGCCCGCGTCGGCCCGCCCGCAGGAAATGCTCGCAGCGGAGCCAAGATTCCTGGGCGGCTCCGGGCTCTCCGGCTCGCGCGACCCGCCCCCTCCAGAGACCCCGCGGGCGGAGGGGTCGGCGTGCCAGCCCGGGCGCCTCCCCAGCCGGGGGCCGCCGCCCCCCTTCCCTGCGGCTCCCGGGGGCCCGGGCgcaggagggcgggaggggcgagggctgcccccacccccaccccggggccacCGCTCCCCGGCCCGGGTATTCGCGGGAGCCATCTCAGACCCGCAGACCGAGGCTTCCCCGGTGTCACCCCCGGTTCCCGAACCCCGAACGCACCGAGTGCGGAGGCTTTCATCCGTCCACCTACGCATTTTAATTCGTAATTAACTACAAGGGGACAGGGACCCTGAGAGTCTCAGTGGTGGGGTCTGCCTTTCATGGAAACTTCCTGTTCTGCTATCAGGTAAATAGCAAGTGTTAAAAGATACTTTTCAGAAAAAGGTAAAATCGTGACTTTCATACAGATGTAAAGTGAGCATGTGctgaagattttatttcactCACGATTAAGGAGGGAACCAGTAAGAGGTGACACCCAGTCCAAAGAACAGACATGGGTCTGGAATATCGGCAAGAAGGCACAGGTGGAGGTGAGACCGGCTTCTTCCACACGGAGACGGAGAATTGAACCTCTAACAGGAATAGTTTGCCTGTCTGTAGGCAACAATTATTTTGCACTGCTCTCTGTAACACACCGACTTGTGAAATGGCTTCATCGCAAGGAGAGACCCAAAGCCCTAATAGGATCAAAAtcagaatcaggggcgcctgggtggcgcagtcggttaagcgtccgacttcagccaggtcacgatctcgcggtccgtgagttcgagccccgcgtcgggctctgggctgatggctcggagcctggagcctgtttctgattctgtgtctccctctctctctgcccctcccccgttcatgctctgtctctctctgtcccaaaaataaataaacgttgaaaaaaaaattaaaaaaaaaaaaagaatcagtgttCAGCAAATACTTAAGGTCTGTACTAGATTAGTGTTAGGTAAACtctggagaagggaggagagaaaaaattcTCGGCATCACGTATGTCTGCCTCCAGGAGTTCATGGTCTAGGAACTGCTGTAATATTAATAAGCCGCAGCTCAGCTTTGATTGATTCGCTTGTACACACACAACCTCTCCAATCTTCACTGCAACTCCAGGAGGAGCACATCGTTACATCCATTCTGCAGACCAAGatattgaggctcagagaggttaagaacctTGCGACAGTCACGTGGCTGATAAATgcggagtcaggatttgaatccactTCCACCGCCTCTGCAGGccggagtttatttatttatccttaaaTAAGGATATACTTACACATCGTCCCCGAGAGCCgggttttctttctccatctAAGCAAACCCAGGTGAGTTTTGGGGTGAACTTCAActctccaccttccctccagTTTAGAACACAATAGCACCCACCCAAAAAGTGCAAGAAAAGCTAACTTTTAGCGAAAACAAGAAATGAAGGCTGCAGTCCTACCGTCTGTTCTGCACAGCTTTGAGGGCCTGGCCTGGCTACACTGGCCCAAGAGCACACCTTTATCCATCAGGTGTCTCCACTGGGGGTCACTGGAGCCCTCACAGATCCAGGctgcctccctgcttctccctcccacctgtgGCTGTCCCATACAGCCACCACACTACCCAGGGACCCTCACCCGTCACTTCCTCCTCCAGATAATAGCCACAGCACAGAAATTCCTGTTCTGAATCCGCAGATCTTGCACAGAGACTTGGATCTAAATTTTTAGAAAGCTGTCGTGGGGATTAGGATGCCCGGATGAGCCGGCTCAGAAAAATCTATTTCAGAATGCCAACAACAATGTCTCCCGCTTCCGTAGGACATTCCTCAGTAGTTCAGCCAGGTGGGAAGGTGTCAAAGAACAGCCGAACCCACAGGGATTCTCGAAGCTCGGACCAAGTGGGGGTACTTAAGGTTTTGAAGTCGCAGAGAAAAACAGCACATGTACTATACTTTCTGGTTGTGGTAGAGTCACGCATAGAGCAGGTAGAGTGAAAGCTGAGAGTCCTCCCTGTCACCACCCTCCCTGGCGCAGCCATTCCAGTCCACTTCTGTCAGCCTGGTGGACTCTTCCAGCTCCTTGCCTATGCATTTTCAGACGCAAACGTACGTACATGGGAATGAATAATAGATATCTGGGGGATTTGCTTTCACATTCATGTTCACCTCAGTCAGAACATTAAACCTTGAAGATCATTCTGTTAGTACACAGAAATCCACTTCATTCCTTTGAAGAGTTGCAAAATATGTCACGAACGGATGCCCCCTTATTTGTGCAGACAGCCCTCTGTCGACGGACATGTactttctctcctgtttttccCCAATATAAAGCAAGCTTCAATGAGCATCCTTTTGCGTGTATCTTTACGCCCACGTTACATACTCATATATTTCTGAAAGGCTAGATTCCTGGAAAAGGAATCATTGAGTTAGAGGGCCTGTCACATCTTACTGGTTATGCAAAAACTGACACTCAGCcggagggaggaggcaggcacTCAGAGCCTGACTCCAAGGGGCACCCAATTCCATTGTAGTTAATGGAACTAACGTTCCATGTAGTTAAGGCAGTTGGGCTGCAGGGGGCGccatttacataaaatacttGACCTAAAATACCACTGAAGTCTTAGATCTAGCTAGCCATGCACATTTCGCAACGCTGGAAACAACTTTTAAAACGTGGACAGTGTGACGATGAAAAATATTACCTTACTATTTTCGTTTACATGCTATTTAGTATTTGTTTGCCtagtcaaatacttttttctattttcctcttttgacATATTCTGATTATTAATCCAATGCCTGTTACGTATGTTGGCAATGTTTCTTTCCATTCCTCCCGAGTCTTTAACTTTCTCTGTGGTGTCTTTCATCATACAGAAGTTTTAGCTAGTTAGGTGACCAAATCTCTCAGgattttcttttatggcttctaGCTTTTACAACTTGCTTGTGATTCCTCATATCAAGACTATAAAAAATattctccaatattttttttgccaactagtctaaaacttttttaaaggtataatcCCTGATCCATCTAGAATTTTAATGTGGTTGCAAAGAAAGATTcaaacttaaatattttcctgaatgGGCATCCAAACAGCCTAGTGCTCCTTGTGTACCCCATCCTTTAGCCACTAATTGGAACACAAAATTAAATAGCTATTCATTCCCAAGTGGAGTTCCAGAAAAATCTCTAGCCATCGTGTCTGTCGTAaggtcaaagaaacaaaaatcaaataaccgTATCATTTCAACGAACACTGAAACTATTATTTGGTGAAATCGAACAGCCTTCCCagactaaacaacaacaacaaactctaagaggtagaaataaagaaaataaagggatatTGCCGTAACAAGATAGCTACTTTTACCTCACACAAATAGTTGACGCGTACGtacaggagagaggagagaggcattCGTTGTTAAGCCAGGAATGAGGTAAAGAGGCAACGTGAGTCACTATTAGTTATCCTTAGTGTGATCCATGCAACGAAACACAAACGAAGAGGCATCGTGAAGGGGACAAAATATTGCTAACAGTAGAAGGGTCCATTGCTTTCTTAGAAAATCCTTAGAAGGACAACTCAAATGATTCCATGAACTGGCTGGATTGACTCAAGTGTCTGGAAATCAATTTCTTTCCACATACCGACGGAAATCAGGCTGCAACACGCAAGGGAAAACTTCCGGGCCAGATGATATTAAGGTCATCGTTTGTTAATATCCTCCTTCTGACCTTCTCCAGAAAtgggcaataaaacaaaaagtagaagaaaCTGGCAGGAACTAGGGAAAGTGCCAGGAACTAGGGAAATATGTCAACCATATGCCAGGTCTCAAAGCAAGTTGGTGGCCAGCTGGACTAATGACAATAAGTATCATTATGTGTTGTTACTCTGTTATCTGCTAAGCTTCTCGGAACCTGGTATTGGGCAAAGGCCGCCCGtgggttatctcatttaatcctagtACCAATAAACCTATAAGGTGAGTGtccttatccccatttttcaaatAAGATGTATTTGGTCAAAGTCAGAGAGGGGGCAGATCTCAGCTCGAAAGCCAGGTAGATCTGATGTTGCAATCCATGCTCTTGTGTGATATTAGGCCTCTTGACTCTCGGGCCCCAGGTGAGCAGGGAGTTAGGAAgtctggagggaggtgggtgagtaGAGGGCAAACAGGGCATTTGAGGGCTCCGAGCGGCAAGTTCTTGGCCATTAGGGGGACACGCATAGCATCCTGTGTCAATGGAGTGCTGTAACTTGCAGAGTTTTTCATTTAATGCTACCGTCAAGATTCGCAATATGAGGCTTAGGGAGGTTAAGAAGTGGCCCAAGGTTAGACACATACCATGTAGAAATGTGGGGATTTGCTCCCAGGGACCCCACGCCTCCACAGGCAACCGGGCACGGGCCTCCCACCCGGCTTCGCTCCAGGACGAAGGGAGGGGAGTCAGGCAGAGGCTTGCTCTCCCAGCCCGCAACCAAAGCAAAGGGCCATCAtctctggggggctgggggaggggcggagggggaggcaCAGCCCAATGGAAAGGGTCTCAGGGGCTAGAAGTGTCAGAGCTGGGCCTCACAAAGCCTCCTCGTCTTCTTGTCTGGGCACAAGCAAGACCCATTCGAGGAGAGCCCTCAGTGCTGGTGGGCCAGGCCGCCTCCTCTCAGCATAGATGGAGCAGGCTACTAGCCCAGGGCCATGCAAGCCACTGTCAGAGGAAGCGACCCAGTGGGGCGGTGGGGTGTGGCCATGGATGTCTCTGCTGAGGTTGGGGGTTAGatagcagtgggggggggggggtaggatgGACAAGCTGAAATTTCAGAACACTTTTTGactgtcaagttggctaacatacagtgtaatcttggcttcaggagtagaatcccgTGACTCCTCACTCACGTACAACGCCCgttgctcatcacaacaagcgtCCCCCTCAATGTCcgtcacccatttcccccaccctagaactttttgtttttgactCTGCTCCCTTTCTGGTATGCGGTCCTGAATCTCCCCAGATAGGAAAATATGTAAGATCTTTCTGTAAGAAGGGAAAATCTGCTGAGTCCAAGGGGCTGAGCAGTGGGGGAGGGTAGAGGCTTAACGTTGATAATATcaaggggcgctgggtggctcagtcggttaagcgtcctacctcggcctaggtcatgatctcgtcattccgagtttgaaccccactgacatctcagagcctggagcctgtgtcagattctgtgtctccctctctctctttgcccctcccccactcacgctctgtctctctctctctctcaaaaataagcattagaaaataaaaataatgataatgtcAATAATCACAGCCCTGAGAGCTGACGTTCACCGATCCCGACCGCGTTGGAAGCACCGTGTGCTCCGTTTCTCAGTGACTGCGGCTGCCACTCTGGGAGATGGGTTCTGTGGCCATCCCAGAGCTTGGCAAGAACACTTTCCCAGCCGGCGTTTTCTGAAGTGATGAATCCACATTTAAAAGTGGAGAAGACCCGCCGAGTGGGGTCTAGCAAGGAATCCTGCCTGCCCAGAGGTATTTTGCACAGATTCACATTGCTCAGTGTCCGTTCAGGTCATCGTAAGAGGCAGTGACATTTGCCAAGAATGTGTTGATGCTCGATTCCAGCATCCTCCGTGGCTTGGTGGGTGGGGAGTCGGCTGGCATCACCCTGACTCTTTAAGAATCTTGTCTGCACTGCTTTCTAGGGAGATCTCATTTTGCTGCTCAAGGCTGGAGTTGGGGTAAAATGTAGACTGTCTCAGGACCCTGCCTGGCTAACTATTCAAAGCATTTCAGTTCGAATCCGTCAGTAAGCAAGGGAAGGCATCGGGTTTAAGCCCTGACTCTGTCCTCACTGGCTATATAGCCTTAGGCAGATGCCCTCCTTTCTCTAAGCTTCAATTTGCTCACCAGCGAGGAGGGGATCACAGCAACACCTGCCTCACTGCAGAAAGTGTGAATTCCCCTGCCAGCCTCTGACCTGCTTTCCGAGTGTCCCTGAGCCTGTCACTGTTGTTTCCTGGCCTTATTTGCATGTCGTGCGTTTCTCGGGGATAGAAAGGGTGTGTGAGCAATGCCTAAAAGGCCTGCGGAGGCCCTCGGAAGGAGTTCAAAGTTCCCAGCGAGTCAGGAAAGTCAACTGCTGACCAAGTAAGAGCCAACAGCAGATGCTGCTTCCTGAGGTCAGTTCTGAGTCAAGGTCCCATGACGGTGATCTTTAAACATAAGGCTTCTCCCAAGCACCTCATGCTTTCAAGATTGGTGGGGAACGTTTGGCTTGATTActgagggccttgaatgccactCTCAGGAGAGTCTGCTTTCGTGCTATGGGCAGAGGTGCTGGAAGGGATTTTGGCCGAAGGATGACACAGTCGTGCCcaatccctttcttcttcctttaaaaatatttttcttttgaaattattttattttattttaagtttatttatttattttgagagagaaagtgcaagctggggcggggggtggggggtggcggtgaggagagaatcccaagcaggctctgtgttgtcactgctgagcccgacacggggtctCAGttccacgaaccacaagatcatgacccgagccaaaatcaagagtccgatatttaacccactgaggcactcaggcgccccagaataattttagacttagaaaaataatacagtgagTTCTTGTATAGGCTTTACCAGCTTCCCCAAATACTAACATTTTGTATGACTACAGAAGAATTAGCAAATCCAGGAAATTAGCAGCAATACAATAGGATTAAGGAATCTATAAACTTTACTCAGATGTTGCCAATTGTCCCcctactgttttttttctggtCCAGGATGCCGTCCGGGATTCCACAGATCTAGAACAGCTGCTCTTTTTCCGTGTGTCTCAGAACTTTGATGGTTCTTATGAGTCCGGGTCagttatgttttctttcataaccttgacatttttgaagagtattgGCCAATTGTTTTACAGACTGTCCCTCAACtgaagttgagagagagagagagagagacagagtgtgaatgggggagaggcagagagaaagagagacacagaatctgaagcgggctccaggctccgggctgtcagcacagagcccgatgcggggctcgaactcatggacggagagatcatgacctgagccggagtcagacgcccaacagacggagccacccaggcgcccctgaagttgtGCATTTTTGGTCAGAGCCCCACAGAAGTGCTATTGCATCCTTCCCAGTGCATCAGACCAGAGGGCCCATGTGATATTGCTCTCGTTACTTGTACTGTTAACTTTGAAGGATGCTGTGGTAAAGCTGTTGtgtgccaggtttctccactccAAAATTACTgcatttccttttgtaattagTAAGTACCTTATGTGGAGATGCTCTGAAACTATATAAATCTATTTCTCATCATACTTTCAACCCAGTAATTTTAGCGTTCATTGCTGATTCTTATCTGCAATATTTATTACCGTTGGTTTTCCAAAGGTGATTTTCCACCTCCAtaattccttctacatttatgaGTTGAAATCCAAGTGTATAGAAgggctctcccttctctcccatttAGTGACTTATTCAGTTGTTTATTTAAGTATGGACTCGCggatatttcttttattctgtggCTTCTAATCCATTACaaacattatttgttttgtttctcacatTGTCCCAGATATGGCGATTAGGAGCATCTTTGGGATGACCCCTGTGTCCTTTTGAAATACTCCTATTCTATTCTGAGCACTTCCATACTTCCTGAGATCACAGGATGtttcaggctcatcttgtattCCCGtggcccgccccccgcccccggactcagtcatttctccaaggaaccctggttcctttttttggagaatggtatttagaaactaaCATCTGAGTGCTGGGTGTGCTCGTTGCTACTGGGGTGTCACTGCTTCTAGGCCCTCTCAGCAGACAGGACTAAGGACTATGGGTTAGCAATTCTGAAGCTATGTTATGGGTATCCTAGGATTGAGcgaataagtaaatatattgtatttaatgGGAGCTAGATTTCTcaaagaaaagaattacaaataaggaaagggggaaggataACATGGGCCCTGTTCTGTTCGATCAGAATTGGAGAGATCAGCATGAAttcaagttttttgtttcttaaatacatatGCAGATCGAAAGATGCAGAAATAAATGTGATCTAGCACCTCCACTCACGGGTATATACCTA
This genomic stretch from Prionailurus bengalensis isolate Pbe53 chromosome D2, Fcat_Pben_1.1_paternal_pri, whole genome shotgun sequence harbors:
- the LOC122492908 gene encoding putative polyketide hydroxylase isoform X2; amino-acid sequence: MAPANTRAGERWPRGGGGGSPRPSRPPAPGPPGAAGKGGGGPRLGRRPGWHADPSARGVSGGGGSREPESPEPPRNLGSAASISCGRADAGPGARRRADSALRSAGRQHAAPALRAGRARPAPRRRC